The Starkeya sp. ORNL1 DNA window CGGAGGTCCGGGTGCTGGCGGTCTCGCCCGGCGTGGTCGATACCGAATTCGTGCCGGGCCGCGGCGCCGATTTCAACGACAAGGTCGCCAACACCACGCCACTCAGGCGGATCGCCCGGCCGGAAGACATCGCCGCCGGCATCCTCGCCTGCGCCACCCATCTCGGCTTTTCCACCGGCACGACGATCATCGTCGATGGCGGCCGGTCGCTTTGAAGAAGCAAACCCCGTCATCCTGAGGTGCGAGCGTAGCGAGCCTCGAAGGATGTTGAAGCAGAAGACGGCCATCTGGGATGAGCATCCTTCGAGGCTCGCTAGGCGAGCACCTCAGGATGACGTCGCGAAAAGATAGTAGGGAGAGAGACACATGCGGCAGCCTCGGGACAAGGTCTTCATCACCTGTGCCGTCACCGGCAATCTGACGACGCCTGACCAGACGCCGCATCTGCCGATCACGCCCGAGCAGATCGTCGAGGCGTGCGTCGGCGCGGCGGACGCGGGTGCAGCCATCGCCCACATCCATGTGCGCGATCCCGCGACCGGCCGGCCGTCGATGGAACTCGACTATTATCGCGAAGTGTTCGAGGCGCTGCGCGCGAAGAAGCCGGACCTCATCATCAATCTGACCACCGGCCCCGGCGGGCGCTTCATTCCCTCGCAGGACGATCCCAAGGTGGCGGCGCCCGGTTCCACGCTGACGCTGCCGGAGAAGCGGGTCGAGCACATCGCCGCGCTCAAGCCGGACGTCTGCACGCTCGATCTCAACACCATGAATTCCGGCCCGGATGTGGTGATCAACACCCCCGCCAATGTGCGCCGCATGGCCAAGGTGATGCGCGAATCCGGCGTACGGCCGGAGATCGAGCTGTTCGATTCCGGCGACATCGCGCTGCTGCATGCGCTGCTCGCCGACGGCACGCTCGAGGGCCCGCAGCTCTGCTCCTGCGTGCTCGGCGTGCGCTACGGCTTCCAGCCTAGCCCGGAGACCGTGCTCTATGCCCGCAACCTGCTGCCGGCGGGTTCGGAATTCACCGCCTTCGGCATCGGCCGCAACATGTTCACCACGGCGGCGCAATCCTATCTCGCCGGTGGCCATGTGCGGGTCGGGCTGGAGGATTCGGTCTATCTCGCGAAGGGTGTGCTGGCCGAGACCAATGCGGCGATGGTGGAGAAGGTCCGCCGCATCGTCGAGGATCTCGGTGCGCAGATCGCCACCTCCAGGGAGGCCCGCGAGATGCTGTCGCTCCCCGAGCCGCGCAACGCGGCGCGGGCGGCCTGAGCGGGGACGCGAGATGGACATCACCCGCTTCGACGCCGCGCCTGCCTATCAGGCGCCGGGCCACACCGACATGCACATGCTGCGGCTGCAAGGCCGCGAAGCCGGCCCGTCGGATACGATGTGGCTCGGCGTCAGCCACATATTGCCGGGCGGCGGCACCACGCTTGACGCGTCGGGCGTGGAGAAAATGTATGTGGTGCTGGACGGCGAAGTGACGATCTCGAACGGCAGCGAGACGGTGACGCTCAAGCCGTGGGATTCCTGCCGCATCGCCCCGCACGAGGGCCGGCAGCTCTCCAACCGCACCAACCGCATCGCGACGGTGCTGCTCTGCATGCCTTTGGCGTGAGCATCTGATTTGGGTCGGCCTCCTCCCCCTTAGATGTCATCCCGGACAGCCGTCAGGCTGATCCGGGATCGTAGGAAGGTGTTGCGCGGGACTTCACGCGATCCCGGCTCTCCGCTTCGCTACGGCCGGTATGACGTCTGGTGGGGGAGGGTGCCTCACCCGGTCGCGGTCGTCTCGAACATCCGCCGAAACCCATCCGACAGCACGAGCGCTTCCTTCACCGCGCCCAGCCCGGCCGCGCGCACCGTTTCGACCAGATCCGGATCGGCCATGTCGAACGGATAGTCGCTGCCGAGGAACACATGGTCCGCCCCGGCCTGGCCGACCAGATAGGCGAGTGCCGGCGCCGAGTGAGTGACGGTGTCGAAATAGAGCCGGCTGAAGGATTCCTCGACCGAGCCGATCATGCGCGCCTTGGCCTCCGGGCGCACCAGCCGGCCGCGGATGAGGCGGCCGACATTGTACGGCAGCAGGCCGCCGCCATGGACCAGGCAGATACGCAGGCCGGGAAAGCGCTCCAGCACGCCGCCGAAGATCAGCCGCGCGCCGGCGACCGTGGTCTGCAGCGGGTTCTGGATGAGGTTGTTGAGATAATAGTCGGCGAAGCCGCCGGCCGGCGGCTCCAGCGGCGGATGGATCAGGATGAAGGCACCGAGTGCCTCCGCCACCTGCCAGAACGGATCGAGCGAGGGATCGTCGAGAAAGATGTCCTTGCCCACCGAGGTGCCGATCTCGACGCCTAACAGGCCGAGCGGACCCATCGCATCGCGCAGCACCTCGATGGCGAGCGTAGGGAATTGCAGCGGCGCGGTGCCGATGCCGGCATAACGGTCCGGTGCGGCCGCGCAGATCGCCGCGATCTCGGCGTTCACGGCGCGATGGAACCAGTCCGCGTCGGCCTCGCCAAGCGAGTAGTCGCAGAGCGCGATCCAGGGCGAGAGCAATTGCGAGTTGACGCCCTGTTCCGCCATGGTGCGCTCGCGGATGTCGAGCGAGACCATGCCGGGCAGCAGCGGCATGCGCGAGGGCTTGCCGGCAAGAGTGACGCGGATGCCATCCTCACTTCTGCTCGCCGCATAGCCGGCGCGCTCGCCGGCCTCGAACCGGGCAATGAGCCCTTCCGGCACGATATGGGCATGGATGTCGATCGGGCCGGGACGCAGGCGAAGGCTCATGGAGATTCCTCATGGTCCGCAGCCGTCATCCCCGGGGCTTGCCCCGGGGATTCACGGTCTTCACGAACGTTCGTGGATGGCCGGGACAAGCCCGGCCATGACAGTGAGAGGGTAGCTCACGCTTTCAGGTGCGAGCCGATCCAGTCGGCGACCAGCGGGCGCCAGGCGAAGGGCATGTTGTTGCAGACGTGATTGCCGTCCGGAAACATGCGCAACTGCTTGCCCGGATGCGGGATCTCGCTGAACAGCCGCTCGGCTTGCTCCTTGGGGATCAGCCGGTCCTTCTCGCCGAAGATCACCATGAACGGCATCTCGATGGCGCGCGCGGCGTCGCGCAGTGTCAGTTCAGCCGCTCGCGCCGCTGCCGTCTCTTCATCCGGCGAATGGCTGCGCAGCTTGAAGGCCTGCCGCGAGATCAGCGGCATGGTGCGGAATTCCTCGCCGAAATCATAAGGCCCGCCGGACGCGGCGGCGCAGGAGAGTCGCTTCTCGTAAGCCGCAGCGCGGGCGGCGTAGTAGCCGCCCATGCTGATGCCGATGGTGCCGACGCGGCTGCCATCGACATCGTCCCGCGCTTCGAGGAAATCGATGACGGCGCCGACCACCTTCTCGAAGGCCGGCTCGATCGGCAGTGTCTCCGCCTCGCCCTGGCCGGGGCCGTCGAAGGTGAGAGTGGCCATGCCGCGGGCATGGAACAGCGGCTCGAAGCTGTTCATCTCCTCCTTGACGGAATCCAGCCCGCAAATGATCAGCGCCACCGGCGGACGCGCAACGCCTTGCGGGCGGCGCAGATAGCCGGGGAGCAGCGTGCCCTGATAGGGGATGCCGACCGCCTCGGCCGGCGGGGCGAGGCCGGCGAGCGCCATGCGATAATTGGCAGCGGTCGCCGCATTGGCGCGGGCATATTGCTCCATGTCGTCGAAGAAGACGAACTTGCCGAAATGGTGGCAGATCGCGGCCCGCACATAGGCTTCCGTCGCCGAGGGAACACTGCCGCGCCCTTCGGCCTCGCGGGCGAGTTGCTCGTGCTTCTCGGCGGTGCGCGACCATTCCGCGCTCCAGTCGCGCCAACGCGTGATGCGCGCCGTCGTGGTCTGGAAATCGTTGTAGTCGATGCCGTTGGCGATCAGCCGCGGCGCCCAGTGGGCGATGGCGTCACGGACATTCTTGTCGACGATGGGGGCGGCTTCGTTCATGGCTTCACCACGGTCAGCTCGATCGGCCATTCATCGACGCATTCCTTGCCGGTCTCGGTGACGATGAAGGTGTGGCCGACGAACATGCCGAGCATGCCGTCGGCGGTGATCGGGTTCGGCTCGGGCATCAGCACCATGCCCGGCTTCATGATCTCCTCGAACGGCTCGACATCGATGTGGTCGGCGAAGACGTGCGGGCCGTCTGAGACGAAGTCGATGCCATGCACATGGATCGGCCGGGACTGCATGCCATTCTCGCGGAAGAACTGGCCGGCGATGCGCAGGCCGTCGACCGGCTTGCCGGGTCCTACAGCCTCGATCATCTTGAGATAGCCGGGCTCGGCGATCTCGTCCCAGAAGCGGCGGACATAAGCCGGCGGCTCGCCGAGGCAGATCGGCTGGCCGATCTGCGCGCTGTAGCCGCGATAGCCGGCGGCAAGCTCCATCAGCACGATGTCGCCGGTCTCCAGCTGCCGGCTGGAGGGGCGCGGATTGCCGAACACCTGCGCCGGGTCGGCCATCGGGGTCGAGCCGATGATCAGGAAGTCGATGTCGCCATTGCCTTCGAGGATGGCGGCGCCGGCGGCGGCGCGCAGCTGATACTCGGTGACGCCCGGCCTCATGCGCTCGGCGATCGCCTGCATGGCATTGGTGCAGAGCTTGCCGGCGTGGCGGACGCAGTCGAGCTCTTCCTCACTGTGCACCGAGAGCAGCTCGTGCATGATGCCCTTGGTGAAGACGAGTTCGGCCTCGGGCAGCTTCTCGCGCAGCGTGTTGTACTGGTTCACCGGCATGTAGTCGCCGTGCCGGGGATCGATCTCCATCAGGCCGATGCGCCCGCGCTCGAGCCCAAGCTCGCGCAGCCGGTCGACCATGACCTCGCCGAACTTGCCGCCCCGGCTGGAGCGCACGTCCGACAGCGCGTTGGCGGTCTCGCGCCGCACCGCCTCGCTGTGGGTGCCGCCCATGGAGTAGATCAGCGTCGGTTCGCCCTCGCGCGGGAACACCACGTAATTGGCGAGCGCGTGCCACTCCCAATGGCCGGACAGCCACAGCATGCCGCCGCCGAAGCTCCAGTGGCTAGGGCCGCCGGCGGCGATCACCGCGTCGAGCCCGAGCTCCTGCATCTTCGCCCGCAGCGCGGCGCGGCGGCGGGCATATTCCGCCGGCGAGAACTGCTCGTAGCGCGCCTCCCGGTAATAGGGCGTGCCGCGCATGGCGTTGAAGGATGGACCATGGTCCAGGCGGGTGCGCAGCTCCTCCCAGGGGAGGGAGGAGCCGGCGCGCGGTGCGGGGGCGTTCATGGTTTCAGAGCGAGCAGTTGTTGATGGTCACCGGTCCGCCGGCCTTCTTCACCGCTTCCTCGGCGATGGAGACGTCGACCAGCTGCTCGAAGGTCAGCTTGCGCTCGGCCGGGATGTCGCCGGCGTCGACGCTGTTCTTGATGGCCCATTCGGCACGGGCCTTGTCGAAGCCGGTGTTGACCGCCCAGACGCAGTTCTTGGTGAGGTCGCCCCAGGCGAACTCCACCGCATCCTGCGGCTTCTCGGTCGCCTTCATCATGATCGGGACCACCTTGTCGCGGTCCTTGTAGATGGTGCGGTTGGCTTCGATCATCGCCGCCATGGCGTCGACCAACAGCGGGCGCTGGCTGGCGATCATGCTGTCGGCGGCGCCGTACATGTTGAAGACCCAGTTCGGCATCTTCTGGCCGAGCACGG harbors:
- a CDS encoding M24 family metallopeptidase; this translates as MNAPAPRAGSSLPWEELRTRLDHGPSFNAMRGTPYYREARYEQFSPAEYARRRAALRAKMQELGLDAVIAAGGPSHWSFGGGMLWLSGHWEWHALANYVVFPREGEPTLIYSMGGTHSEAVRRETANALSDVRSSRGGKFGEVMVDRLRELGLERGRIGLMEIDPRHGDYMPVNQYNTLREKLPEAELVFTKGIMHELLSVHSEEELDCVRHAGKLCTNAMQAIAERMRPGVTEYQLRAAAGAAILEGNGDIDFLIIGSTPMADPAQVFGNPRPSSRQLETGDIVLMELAAGYRGYSAQIGQPICLGEPPAYVRRFWDEIAEPGYLKMIEAVGPGKPVDGLRIAGQFFRENGMQSRPIHVHGIDFVSDGPHVFADHIDVEPFEEIMKPGMVLMPEPNPITADGMLGMFVGHTFIVTETGKECVDEWPIELTVVKP
- a CDS encoding alpha/beta fold hydrolase — protein: MNEAAPIVDKNVRDAIAHWAPRLIANGIDYNDFQTTTARITRWRDWSAEWSRTAEKHEQLAREAEGRGSVPSATEAYVRAAICHHFGKFVFFDDMEQYARANAATAANYRMALAGLAPPAEAVGIPYQGTLLPGYLRRPQGVARPPVALIICGLDSVKEEMNSFEPLFHARGMATLTFDGPGQGEAETLPIEPAFEKVVGAVIDFLEARDDVDGSRVGTIGISMGGYYAARAAAYEKRLSCAAASGGPYDFGEEFRTMPLISRQAFKLRSHSPDEETAAARAAELTLRDAARAIEMPFMVIFGEKDRLIPKEQAERLFSEIPHPGKQLRMFPDGNHVCNNMPFAWRPLVADWIGSHLKA
- a CDS encoding cupin domain-containing protein, whose translation is MDITRFDAAPAYQAPGHTDMHMLRLQGREAGPSDTMWLGVSHILPGGGTTLDASGVEKMYVVLDGEVTISNGSETVTLKPWDSCRIAPHEGRQLSNRTNRIATVLLCMPLA
- a CDS encoding amidohydrolase family protein, whose product is MSLRLRPGPIDIHAHIVPEGLIARFEAGERAGYAASRSEDGIRVTLAGKPSRMPLLPGMVSLDIRERTMAEQGVNSQLLSPWIALCDYSLGEADADWFHRAVNAEIAAICAAAPDRYAGIGTAPLQFPTLAIEVLRDAMGPLGLLGVEIGTSVGKDIFLDDPSLDPFWQVAEALGAFILIHPPLEPPAGGFADYYLNNLIQNPLQTTVAGARLIFGGVLERFPGLRICLVHGGGLLPYNVGRLIRGRLVRPEAKARMIGSVEESFSRLYFDTVTHSAPALAYLVGQAGADHVFLGSDYPFDMADPDLVETVRAAGLGAVKEALVLSDGFRRMFETTATG
- a CDS encoding 3-keto-5-aminohexanoate cleavage protein, which translates into the protein MRQPRDKVFITCAVTGNLTTPDQTPHLPITPEQIVEACVGAADAGAAIAHIHVRDPATGRPSMELDYYREVFEALRAKKPDLIINLTTGPGGRFIPSQDDPKVAAPGSTLTLPEKRVEHIAALKPDVCTLDLNTMNSGPDVVINTPANVRRMAKVMRESGVRPEIELFDSGDIALLHALLADGTLEGPQLCSCVLGVRYGFQPSPETVLYARNLLPAGSEFTAFGIGRNMFTTAAQSYLAGGHVRVGLEDSVYLAKGVLAETNAAMVEKVRRIVEDLGAQIATSREAREMLSLPEPRNAARAA